Proteins encoded by one window of Chromobacterium violaceum ATCC 12472:
- a CDS encoding autotransporter outer membrane beta-barrel domain-containing protein, with amino-acid sequence MFFALCGAGAGLACAGAVGAPLRTQQAMQTTIAGDHAGDYAEVLDGALTIAPGAALGADGLGTSLRQSGGYSVVGSGAQLTGGIEMTGHAATRLGVGAGPQAKSYRLAMADGSAAHLDNIWLRSLPDGATSANGGTALDLRDHAAATMGANTRIQATVPLSDGMELVAHASAIVDGSRIEGTMSGAQAAGAALLSLHRATLIGGAQGLVASQQSLVTVSGGQIASLGTTSNPHGDVDSVGLFAISGGPADAPLSVDVSGHAVIQAKGARSAGLLAEAIDAPIEVSVRDSVIQGDHDGIVVNMNPVLSGGAKLATLDVAGTQVVSGDGAAIRLGRGAKAAIALSRNASVNPASGVALLTGAGSEASVTVENAAVNGRAVNQGGTSRIALGANGVWRGGMSGVDSLTVNAGGLWALDGSSDVGQLAMNGGTVNLNGGSQAHVLSARTLSGHGNFLLKTDLAGYAGDQLAVSGLATGSHVLTVADTGRAVADPKSLQVVRTGGGDAGFSLANGAVDLGVYRYRLQRDGFNWNLVPLTTGRYSASATSVLNLISASPVVWYGQERTLRSRLGELRFDRDRGGAWVRPYAGDYRILGVTGAAFQQRQSGIALGADQALPLGGGKAYVGGVFNYSHAELDDHAGASGAVDAYSVGLYGVWLAQNGAYLHGLASLNRYQNQGQATMSNGVRAKGSYRQNGVGASLEAGRRFALPRDWFVQPYAQLAGVRMNGATVALDNGMLAQADHADSIQGSVGASLGRGMHAAKGGVAEPYVRLAVTHEFVKNNSVRVNGQPFDANLNGSRVEIGAGVSAEIGKRLSGHLDYAYAKGPRLEKPFMLDAGIRYQW; translated from the coding sequence ATGTTTTTCGCGCTGTGCGGCGCCGGGGCCGGGCTGGCCTGCGCCGGCGCCGTCGGCGCGCCGCTGCGGACGCAGCAGGCGATGCAGACAACCATCGCCGGCGATCATGCCGGCGATTACGCGGAAGTGCTGGACGGGGCGTTGACGATTGCGCCTGGCGCCGCGCTCGGCGCGGATGGGCTGGGGACCTCCTTGCGGCAAAGCGGCGGCTATTCCGTCGTCGGCAGCGGCGCGCAATTGACCGGCGGTATTGAAATGACCGGCCATGCCGCCACGCGATTGGGCGTGGGGGCCGGTCCGCAGGCCAAAAGCTATCGCCTGGCGATGGCCGATGGTTCGGCGGCTCATCTGGACAATATCTGGCTGCGCAGCCTGCCGGATGGCGCCACTTCCGCGAACGGAGGCACCGCGCTGGATCTGCGGGACCACGCGGCGGCGACGATGGGCGCCAACACGCGCATCCAGGCGACCGTTCCGTTGTCGGACGGAATGGAGCTGGTCGCGCATGCCTCCGCCATCGTGGATGGCTCCCGCATCGAGGGCACCATGTCGGGCGCGCAAGCGGCCGGGGCGGCGTTGCTGTCACTGCATCGAGCGACTTTGATCGGCGGCGCGCAGGGACTGGTCGCGTCGCAACAAAGCCTGGTGACGGTATCGGGGGGGCAGATCGCCTCGCTCGGCACGACGTCGAATCCGCATGGCGATGTCGACAGCGTAGGCCTGTTCGCGATATCCGGCGGCCCGGCCGACGCGCCGCTGAGCGTGGACGTTTCCGGCCATGCGGTGATCCAGGCCAAGGGCGCTCGCAGCGCGGGCCTGTTGGCCGAGGCCATCGATGCGCCTATCGAGGTTTCCGTCAGGGATTCCGTCATCCAGGGCGATCATGACGGCATCGTCGTCAATATGAACCCTGTCTTGTCGGGTGGGGCGAAACTGGCCACGCTGGACGTGGCCGGCACCCAGGTTGTTTCCGGCGATGGCGCGGCCATCCGGCTGGGGCGCGGCGCCAAGGCCGCCATCGCATTGAGTCGCAACGCTTCGGTGAATCCGGCGAGCGGCGTGGCGCTGCTGACGGGCGCGGGCAGCGAAGCGTCGGTCACGGTGGAGAACGCCGCGGTGAACGGGCGGGCGGTGAATCAGGGCGGGACCAGCCGTATCGCGTTGGGCGCCAACGGCGTTTGGCGCGGCGGCATGAGCGGTGTGGACAGTCTCACCGTCAACGCCGGCGGGCTGTGGGCGCTGGACGGTTCGTCCGATGTCGGCCAACTGGCCATGAACGGCGGGACGGTCAATCTGAATGGCGGATCCCAGGCGCATGTCTTGTCCGCGCGGACCTTGTCAGGGCACGGCAATTTCCTGCTGAAAACCGATCTGGCCGGCTATGCCGGCGACCAGCTGGCGGTCAGCGGCCTGGCAACCGGCAGCCATGTGCTGACCGTGGCCGATACCGGCAGGGCGGTCGCCGATCCCAAAAGCCTGCAAGTGGTGCGCACCGGGGGCGGCGACGCCGGTTTCTCGCTGGCCAACGGCGCGGTGGATTTGGGCGTCTATCGTTATCGGCTGCAGCGGGACGGCTTCAACTGGAATCTGGTGCCGCTGACGACGGGCCGCTACAGCGCGTCGGCCACGTCGGTGTTGAACCTGATTTCCGCGTCTCCGGTCGTCTGGTACGGACAGGAGCGGACGTTGAGGAGCCGACTGGGCGAGCTGCGCTTCGATCGGGATCGCGGCGGCGCGTGGGTCCGGCCGTATGCCGGCGATTACCGGATCCTCGGCGTGACCGGCGCCGCCTTCCAGCAGCGGCAGAGCGGAATCGCGCTGGGCGCGGACCAGGCCTTGCCGCTGGGAGGCGGCAAGGCCTACGTCGGCGGAGTGTTCAATTACAGCCATGCCGAGCTGGACGATCATGCCGGCGCCAGCGGCGCGGTCGACGCCTATTCCGTCGGCCTGTACGGCGTGTGGCTGGCGCAGAACGGCGCCTATCTGCACGGGCTGGCGAGCTTGAACCGATATCAGAACCAGGGACAGGCCACGATGAGCAACGGCGTAAGGGCCAAGGGAAGTTATCGCCAGAATGGAGTCGGGGCCTCGCTGGAGGCGGGGCGGCGGTTCGCGCTGCCGCGCGACTGGTTCGTTCAGCCGTATGCTCAGCTTGCCGGCGTGAGGATGAACGGCGCCACTGTCGCGCTGGACAACGGCATGCTCGCGCAGGCCGATCATGCGGATTCCATCCAGGGAAGCGTGGGCGCCAGCCTGGGCAGGGGGATGCATGCCGCGAAGGGCGGCGTGGCGGAGCCCTATGTGCGGCTGGCTGTGACCCATGAGTTCGTGAAGAACAATAGCGTGCGGGTGAACGGGCAGCCGTTCGACGCCAATTTGAACGGTTCCAGGGTGGAAATCGGCGCCGGCGTGTCGGCGGAGATCGGGAAGCGGCTGAGCGGGCACCTCGATTACGCCTATGCGAAAGGCCCCCGCCTGGAGAAGCCCTTCATGCTGGACGCCGGCATCCGTTACCAATGGTAG
- a CDS encoding cupin domain-containing protein: MDNISYKVLLRTDRSWDGECYDPYPSGPPELSLLRYEIPPRAVVPWHRHFAPCVGMVVSGTLHVESRSGLWRVLEAGDALPEMVETAYRGIAGDEPVVVLVFHAGVKGMPTTIFDSP, from the coding sequence TTGGACAATATTTCCTACAAGGTTTTGCTGAGAACGGATCGCTCCTGGGACGGTGAATGCTATGACCCTTATCCCTCGGGCCCGCCGGAGTTGTCCTTGCTGCGGTACGAGATTCCGCCTCGCGCCGTCGTGCCGTGGCATCGCCACTTCGCGCCATGCGTGGGGATGGTCGTTTCCGGCACATTGCATGTGGAAAGCCGTAGCGGCTTGTGGCGCGTATTGGAGGCCGGCGACGCGCTGCCGGAAATGGTCGAGACCGCCTACCGCGGCATCGCGGGCGACGAGCCGGTGGTGGTGCTGGTTTTCCACGCCGGGGTGAAAGGCATGCCCACGACCATTTTCGATTCTCCGTGA